The Methanobacterium lacus genome includes a region encoding these proteins:
- a CDS encoding CHASE4 domain-containing protein, translating to MKLRSKTLIYSGIIITLLILILLLISQFVFLSTSQDYEQRYSNHVLKDELSGLNQTIFAMNETARDWSQWDDAYDYLNGNNPSFATDDLNPQTFKRLDLNLIMYVDTNGNIKYGKAYNLENNESMSLPENLSSFSNESQILQSNNMQGYYGLLSLPEGPMIIISKPVLTGHDQGPSPGTLIMGRYLTQTELNKLINIPNSTLSIQSYSSANTSPEYKTILPHLSNATPTSFKVLGGNSIAAYGLLNDIYGNPSIIVKSEMARTLYHSYLNSVFYFVGSILLVGILFVILALYVLDKNVLNRLDKLIGEIVDIGKAGDIKRRVTVSGDDELSALASSINSSLFSLQKYEKDLETSEKKYRNIFENTGTAMLIAEDDLTISLVNKTFENMLGLKKSDIIGNNWIKLVVPEQRAEVQRYHSTHSDDNTEMSLKTYDVEIKVNNEAKYFFATFDFIPGTKKSLISLIDITDRKMAETLLKSSLKEKELLLREIHHRVKNSLQIIASLLSLQASEFDDPIIKESYSESENRIHSIALVHEILYNSTDISEINIREYIEALIENILYSYDVDTNNITLDVEVEEHDLGIETSIPLGLIITELLSNSIKHAFKDGKGKIELKLSKLNDEYELILGDNGVGLPKGFDISSTTTLGILLVNQLVNQLEGNVEVNINQGTQYIIHFKELKYKKRL from the coding sequence ATGAAGTTAAGAAGCAAAACTTTGATTTACAGTGGTATTATCATAACACTGCTGATATTGATACTTCTATTGATCTCACAGTTTGTTTTTTTAAGCACATCACAAGATTATGAACAACGCTACAGTAACCATGTTCTTAAAGATGAACTTTCTGGGTTAAACCAAACCATATTTGCAATGAATGAAACTGCAAGGGATTGGTCACAGTGGGATGATGCTTATGACTACCTCAATGGCAACAATCCAAGCTTTGCCACGGATGATCTGAATCCTCAAACCTTCAAAAGACTCGATCTTAACTTGATCATGTACGTTGACACCAATGGGAACATCAAATATGGAAAGGCCTACAACCTTGAAAACAATGAATCTATGAGTTTGCCAGAAAATCTAAGTAGTTTCAGTAACGAAAGTCAGATTTTACAATCCAACAATATGCAAGGTTACTACGGACTCCTTAGCCTGCCTGAAGGCCCAATGATAATTATTTCTAAACCTGTTTTAACTGGCCATGACCAGGGACCATCTCCAGGGACACTTATAATGGGAAGGTACCTCACCCAAACAGAACTCAACAAACTAATAAATATTCCAAACAGCACACTATCGATCCAGTCCTACAGCTCTGCTAATACATCTCCAGAATATAAAACTATTTTACCACACCTATCCAATGCAACTCCAACCTCATTCAAAGTACTGGGAGGAAATTCTATTGCAGCCTACGGACTTTTAAATGACATATATGGAAATCCTTCCATCATTGTCAAGTCAGAAATGGCCAGAACACTGTATCACTCCTACCTAAACAGTGTGTTTTACTTCGTTGGATCCATTTTACTGGTAGGAATATTGTTCGTTATCCTTGCACTCTACGTTTTAGATAAAAATGTTTTAAACCGTCTGGATAAGTTAATAGGAGAAATAGTAGATATTGGAAAAGCTGGAGACATCAAAAGGCGTGTAACTGTTTCTGGAGATGACGAACTCAGTGCGTTAGCCAGTTCAATAAACAGCAGCCTATTCTCACTACAGAAGTATGAAAAAGATCTTGAAACCAGTGAAAAAAAGTACAGAAATATCTTTGAAAACACAGGCACAGCAATGTTGATTGCAGAGGATGATCTTACAATATCCCTCGTTAACAAAACATTTGAGAACATGCTTGGACTGAAAAAGAGTGATATAATTGGGAATAACTGGATAAAACTCGTTGTTCCAGAACAGAGGGCAGAAGTTCAAAGGTATCATAGCACACACTCCGATGATAACACTGAAATGAGTTTAAAAACCTACGATGTTGAAATCAAAGTCAATAACGAAGCTAAATATTTCTTTGCCACCTTTGATTTTATACCTGGAACCAAAAAGAGCCTGATATCTCTCATAGACATAACTGACAGAAAAATGGCCGAAACTCTGTTAAAATCATCGTTAAAAGAGAAGGAACTGTTGTTAAGGGAGATACACCACAGGGTGAAAAATAGTTTACAGATAATAGCATCACTCCTCTCCCTTCAAGCATCTGAGTTTGATGATCCAATTATCAAGGAAAGCTACAGCGAAAGTGAAAATCGTATACACAGCATAGCCCTGGTTCATGAGATCCTGTACAACTCCACAGATATCTCTGAAATAAACATCAGGGAATATATTGAAGCCCTCATAGAGAATATCTTGTATTCCTACGATGTGGATACAAACAATATAACCTTGGATGTGGAGGTTGAAGAACATGATCTTGGAATAGAAACATCAATACCTTTAGGACTCATAATAACAGAACTGTTATCAAATTCCATCAAACACGCATTCAAAGATGGAAAAGGGAAGATAGAGTTAAAACTTTCAAAATTAAACGATGAATACGAGCTCATATTAGGTGATAATGGTGTGGGATTACCGAAAGGATTTGATATTTCCAGCACAACCACCCTTGGAATTTTATTGGTAAACCAATTAGTTAATCAACTTGAAGGCAACGTAGAAGTTAATATTAACCAAGGCACCCAGTACATAATTCATTTTAAGGAATTAAAATACAAAAAACGATTGTAA
- a CDS encoding amino acid permease, translating to MKKIFQKKCINEALDCAKNGDTLKRSIGPLNLTIMGVGGIIGAGIFIVTGVASASSGPALIVSFIIAAIACTFTALCYAEFASMIPIAGSVYTYTYITMGEIWAWIMGWILILQYLIASAAVAIGWSSYVVALVGSFGITLPAIISGPMGVNGSLINLPAVLIILALTAVLVRGAEESAKVNAIIVFVKVAVILLFITLGIYFINPANYHPFTPFGITGIFEGAAMVFFAYLGFDAIASAAEETKNPGRTIPIGIIGSLIISSILYVAVAAVMTGMVPYNLLNTASPVSFALQYVGVQWAFTVITIGAIAGLTTVVLVNMFSKARIIFAMSRDGLLPGVFSNVKDGCQAPVASILLVGAMATIIAAFFSLNSIFELVNVGALTAFMVLALAVIILRIKEPELERSFKCPLVPVIPVMSIIFSLVLISQLKIHILQIFAIWLAVGIIVYFVYGKYRGLFTKPVCGVDDEAEGFEPVDVPTSK from the coding sequence ATGAAAAAAATATTCCAAAAAAAATGCATAAATGAAGCCCTTGACTGTGCCAAGAACGGTGATACTCTAAAAAGATCCATAGGACCTTTAAATTTGACTATAATGGGTGTTGGCGGAATAATTGGTGCCGGGATTTTTATTGTTACCGGCGTGGCATCGGCAAGTTCTGGACCGGCACTTATAGTGTCCTTTATAATTGCAGCAATAGCATGTACATTCACTGCGCTGTGTTATGCGGAGTTCGCCTCGATGATACCAATTGCTGGAAGCGTCTACACCTACACTTACATTACAATGGGCGAAATATGGGCATGGATAATGGGTTGGATACTGATACTCCAATACTTAATAGCATCTGCAGCAGTAGCAATTGGATGGTCATCATACGTTGTTGCATTGGTAGGCTCATTTGGAATAACACTACCTGCAATCATTAGCGGCCCAATGGGTGTTAATGGATCCCTCATAAATCTACCCGCAGTACTGATAATTTTAGCTTTAACAGCCGTTCTTGTGAGGGGTGCGGAGGAAAGTGCAAAGGTAAATGCAATAATCGTCTTCGTAAAGGTTGCAGTAATCCTCTTGTTTATAACCCTTGGAATATATTTCATAAATCCTGCAAATTACCATCCATTCACACCATTTGGAATAACAGGAATATTTGAAGGAGCTGCAATGGTCTTCTTCGCATACTTAGGATTTGATGCAATAGCATCTGCAGCAGAAGAAACTAAAAATCCTGGAAGAACAATTCCAATCGGAATAATAGGTTCACTTATCATAAGTTCCATACTCTACGTAGCTGTAGCAGCTGTGATGACTGGTATGGTGCCATACAACTTACTAAATACAGCTTCCCCTGTTTCATTCGCACTTCAATATGTGGGAGTTCAATGGGCGTTCACAGTAATAACCATAGGTGCAATAGCAGGTTTAACCACTGTTGTTCTTGTAAATATGTTCAGCAAGGCCAGGATAATATTTGCAATGAGCAGGGACGGTCTGCTTCCAGGTGTATTCTCAAATGTTAAAGACGGCTGCCAAGCTCCAGTGGCAAGCATACTTCTGGTTGGCGCCATGGCAACCATTATAGCTGCGTTCTTTTCACTGAACAGTATCTTTGAACTTGTGAATGTGGGAGCATTAACAGCATTCATGGTGTTGGCACTTGCTGTGATAATTCTCAGAATAAAGGAACCTGAACTGGAAAGGTCATTTAAATGTCCTTTGGTACCTGTTATACCAGTAATGTCAATAATATTCAGTTTAGTCCTCATATCCCAGTTAAAAATCCACATACTACAAATATTCGCCATCTGGTTAGCTGTAGGAATAATTGTTTACTTCGTCTACGGTAAATATCGTGGATTATTCACCAAACCAGTTTGCGGAGTGGATGATGAAGCTGAAGGATTTGAACCTGTAGATGTTCCTACATCCAAATAA
- a CDS encoding amino acid permease — MFKKLFLKKSIEETLSHKPDRSLKRSIGPTGLTLLGLGSIVGAGIFIVTGVASAKFAGPAIIVSFIVSAIACSFTALCYAEFASMLPISGSVYTYTYVTMGEVWAWMIGWVLIFEYLISASAVAVGWSSYVVELLSSVGINLPHMITASIFAGGLINVPAVLIILTLTMILFIGARESTRVNGAIVLINMAIIVIFIIFGLKFINPANYHPFTPYGITGIFQGAAMVFFAYIGFDAVSTAAEETKDPQKNLPKGIIGSLLISSVLYIIVAAVLTGMVPYNLLDTAAPVTFALNYVGLETVASIVGVGAIFGITSVLLTSLFGQTRIFFSMSRDGLLPGLFSKVHPRFRSPVTSILLVGFVASFIAALVPLAAIIELVNIGTLSGFIFLAISIIILRRQNPDLERGFKCPFVPAVPILSIISCVFLITQLSLKTVEYFIISLIIGFSVYMVYGFRNSKIQSTTKSIETMKIESDNVLDTDVE, encoded by the coding sequence ATGTTTAAAAAACTGTTTCTTAAAAAATCTATCGAAGAAACATTGTCTCACAAACCCGACCGAAGTCTGAAGAGATCCATTGGACCCACAGGACTCACACTGCTTGGTTTGGGAAGTATTGTTGGTGCAGGGATATTTATTGTAACTGGAGTAGCATCTGCAAAATTTGCAGGCCCAGCAATAATAGTGTCATTCATAGTTTCAGCAATCGCATGCAGCTTCACAGCCCTTTGTTACGCAGAGTTTGCATCCATGCTACCAATTTCAGGAAGTGTTTATACCTACACCTACGTTACAATGGGCGAAGTATGGGCGTGGATGATTGGATGGGTGTTGATATTTGAATATTTAATATCTGCATCTGCTGTTGCTGTGGGTTGGTCATCATACGTTGTTGAACTTCTAAGTTCCGTTGGAATAAATTTACCACACATGATAACTGCTTCAATATTTGCAGGTGGCCTCATCAATGTACCTGCAGTTCTCATAATTTTAACCCTTACAATGATTTTGTTCATAGGAGCCAGGGAAAGTACGCGTGTGAATGGGGCTATAGTTCTCATTAACATGGCCATTATAGTGATATTCATAATATTTGGATTGAAATTTATCAACCCTGCAAATTACCATCCATTCACACCCTACGGTATCACAGGAATATTTCAGGGTGCTGCCATGGTGTTCTTTGCATACATAGGTTTTGATGCTGTGTCCACAGCTGCAGAGGAAACTAAGGACCCTCAAAAAAATCTTCCAAAGGGTATAATAGGGTCTTTGTTAATTAGTTCTGTGCTTTACATAATTGTGGCAGCTGTTTTAACTGGTATGGTTCCATACAATTTATTGGACACAGCTGCTCCTGTTACATTCGCATTGAATTACGTGGGTCTTGAAACCGTAGCATCCATAGTTGGTGTTGGAGCTATTTTTGGAATTACAAGTGTTCTTTTAACCAGCCTCTTTGGTCAGACCAGAATATTCTTTTCAATGAGTAGGGATGGATTACTTCCAGGCCTATTTTCTAAGGTTCATCCCAGGTTCAGGTCACCGGTAACAAGCATTCTGCTTGTGGGTTTTGTTGCAAGTTTCATTGCAGCGTTGGTTCCACTTGCTGCAATCATTGAACTTGTGAATATAGGAACACTTTCAGGATTTATCTTCCTGGCAATTTCCATAATAATCCTTCGAAGACAAAATCCAGATCTAGAGAGGGGTTTCAAATGTCCCTTCGTACCAGCTGTTCCAATACTATCCATCATTTCATGCGTCTTCCTCATAACACAGCTATCATTAAAAACAGTAGAATATTTCATAATTAGCCTGATCATAGGATTCTCAGTTTATATGGTCTATGGATTTAGAAACAGTAAAATCCAATCCACAACCAAATCCATTGAAACAATGAAAATAGAATCTGATAATGTTCTGGACACAGACGTTGAATAA
- a CDS encoding response regulator — MEKINILVVEDENILALGLKKKLENLGYAVTGMADSGEETFRQIEANVPDLILMDIVIKGEMDGIETAAKLNKSYSIPVIYLTAYADDEILKRAARTEPYGYILKPYKEKELKANIEMAIYRKKSENDETFDFEDIYKETTSFINKNEKPFKKILMGSYYDEVEVSVDVGTSKLYISAARNQQTSDGQDVSEVLSKIAFNYLERYAGEALIYPKGDEICLEVDKPEF, encoded by the coding sequence ATGGAAAAAATAAATATTCTGGTGGTTGAGGATGAAAACATTCTAGCATTGGGATTAAAAAAGAAGTTAGAAAACTTAGGATATGCTGTTACAGGAATGGCAGATTCTGGAGAAGAAACTTTCCGACAGATAGAAGCTAATGTGCCTGATTTGATACTCATGGACATAGTCATAAAGGGGGAGATGGATGGGATAGAAACAGCTGCAAAGCTGAATAAATCTTATTCAATTCCAGTAATTTATCTCACAGCATATGCAGATGATGAAATCCTTAAACGTGCTGCAAGAACTGAACCCTATGGTTACATTCTGAAACCTTACAAGGAGAAAGAGCTAAAGGCAAACATTGAAATGGCCATCTACCGAAAAAAATCAGAGAACGATGAAACCTTCGATTTCGAAGATATCTACAAAGAAACAACCAGTTTCATAAATAAAAATGAGAAACCATTCAAGAAGATATTGATGGGATCCTACTATGATGAAGTGGAAGTCAGTGTTGATGTTGGTACCAGCAAGCTGTACATTTCTGCAGCCCGAAACCAACAAACCTCGGATGGACAGGATGTTTCCGAAGTTTTAAGCAAAATCGCATTTAACTACCTAGAAAGATATGCTGGTGAAGCTTTAATTTATCCTAAAGGGGATGAAATCTGTTTAGAAGTTGATAAACCAGAATTCTAA
- a CDS encoding PAS domain S-box protein: MHDPKTLLITEDVMEATEIAKLMHSWDYPVKTMEFGSTIFNENLLEYDLILVDLLVNDDFNRSELLKKIGQCQGCPVLWFSKQGINKNKYLSYEINHLEKPFNAKQLKFAVEMATYKHQMKKSLIEAEEKYKLLVENADDPIIVLGEDGTFKMVNNVAAEYFGNTPEYFDGKTMWDVFPQPYADSQMKSVREAITTGKTSVKVERTLIKTQEKWFSTKIQPIKDFDGEFRSVQIVARDITSQKNIENDLLERESFLSGTLNDMHTYVAVLNPKGQVIFVNNTPLKLCGIKIDDVKGKFFHETEWWNYSPDIKAMIKRDIDLCASGKTLNHAIQIKTKNGLKWIDYSMHPVYGSNGTVKYLIPEGRDITKIKMAKRAMAEEKDRLKNITENLPLGMVFIDVDGDYKYINPKFIEMFGYQPSEIPDGRAWFKKAFPDPNRRLDAILAWKNDFKTAHVGEKRPRTFEVVCKNGDNKIIEFIPVKLKNNEYLMTVNDVTQKKIADTALKQSEERFRTVASSAVDAIIITDHDGNVVFCNNSVQRIFGCKEEDLVGKSVNKIIPGRYHDEFIRKQEQFKLTGRHLLSGKLFESYGFRKDGSEFPIEISITAWDIDGERYTTSIIRDITERKLVEYELKSSEEKFRQMTENIEEVFWIIDPKMSQIVYISPGYQKIWGCSRESLFDNPRSWIESIHPEDRKNVIDTIFRTPNEVKSGNEGINYRIIRPDGSIRWIHGKAFPLKDDENSIQRIAGIAVDITKRVASEEKYRNLFENISVGVYKCTLEPNSRLVESNNSLLKLFHYKKSEIMAIKASYLYLDGEDKFKFDEKVLKYGHIKNEKIRFKKQNGTPFTGLVSAYVVKDEFENPKYIESIIEDITPLTEVENIKINKPTVSTPISLLNKFMDDH; the protein is encoded by the coding sequence ATGCATGATCCTAAAACATTATTAATTACTGAAGATGTCATGGAAGCTACTGAAATAGCTAAATTGATGCATTCATGGGATTATCCTGTAAAAACTATGGAATTTGGATCCACTATTTTTAATGAAAATTTATTGGAATACGACCTGATTTTAGTAGATTTACTTGTTAACGATGATTTTAATCGCAGCGAACTCCTGAAAAAAATAGGGCAATGTCAGGGCTGTCCAGTTCTCTGGTTCTCAAAACAGGGAATTAACAAAAATAAGTATTTATCGTACGAAATTAATCATCTAGAAAAACCATTCAATGCAAAGCAGCTTAAATTTGCGGTTGAAATGGCAACTTACAAACATCAGATGAAAAAATCATTAATTGAAGCCGAAGAAAAATACAAACTGCTGGTTGAAAATGCTGATGACCCCATCATAGTACTGGGTGAAGATGGAACCTTCAAGATGGTTAACAATGTGGCAGCAGAGTACTTCGGAAACACACCGGAATATTTTGATGGAAAGACCATGTGGGATGTTTTTCCACAGCCCTACGCAGATTCCCAGATGAAATCTGTTAGAGAAGCAATAACAACTGGAAAAACTTCGGTCAAAGTAGAAAGAACTCTGATAAAAACCCAAGAAAAATGGTTTTCCACAAAAATTCAGCCGATTAAAGATTTTGATGGTGAATTTAGAAGTGTGCAGATAGTTGCAAGGGACATAACTTCACAAAAGAACATTGAAAATGATCTATTGGAAAGGGAAAGTTTCTTATCTGGAACACTAAACGATATGCACACCTACGTGGCGGTTTTAAATCCGAAAGGTCAAGTTATCTTCGTAAACAACACTCCACTTAAGTTGTGCGGTATTAAGATTGATGATGTGAAGGGTAAGTTCTTCCATGAAACTGAGTGGTGGAATTATTCTCCGGATATTAAGGCAATGATTAAAAGGGATATTGATCTCTGTGCATCTGGAAAAACCTTGAATCACGCGATACAAATAAAAACCAAAAATGGTTTGAAGTGGATCGATTACAGTATGCACCCTGTTTATGGTTCAAATGGAACTGTTAAATATTTGATACCTGAAGGAAGGGACATTACCAAAATAAAAATGGCAAAAAGGGCGATGGCCGAGGAAAAGGATCGTCTGAAAAATATCACAGAAAATTTACCACTGGGAATGGTTTTCATAGATGTTGATGGAGATTACAAGTACATCAACCCCAAATTTATTGAAATGTTCGGCTACCAACCATCCGAAATTCCAGATGGAAGGGCATGGTTTAAAAAGGCGTTTCCAGACCCTAACCGAAGACTTGATGCTATTTTAGCCTGGAAAAATGACTTTAAAACGGCCCATGTTGGTGAAAAGAGGCCAAGAACATTTGAAGTGGTCTGTAAAAATGGTGACAATAAGATCATAGAATTCATCCCTGTCAAACTTAAAAACAATGAATATTTAATGACAGTTAACGATGTAACCCAGAAGAAAATAGCAGACACTGCACTCAAACAGAGTGAAGAAAGGTTCCGTACCGTTGCAAGTTCAGCTGTAGATGCAATAATCATAACAGACCATGATGGAAATGTTGTTTTCTGCAACAACAGTGTACAAAGAATTTTCGGATGCAAAGAAGAGGATCTTGTTGGCAAATCCGTGAACAAAATCATCCCTGGAAGGTACCATGATGAATTCATCAGAAAACAGGAACAATTCAAATTAACTGGAAGACATCTTCTTTCAGGAAAATTATTCGAATCATACGGATTTAGAAAGGATGGAAGTGAATTTCCAATTGAAATATCAATAACTGCATGGGACATTGATGGAGAAAGATACACAACCTCCATAATAAGGGATATAACCGAAAGGAAACTGGTTGAATACGAACTCAAGAGCAGTGAAGAAAAGTTTAGACAGATGACTGAAAATATTGAGGAAGTATTCTGGATCATAGATCCGAAAATGAGTCAGATAGTTTACATAAGTCCGGGCTACCAAAAAATTTGGGGCTGCAGTAGGGAAAGTCTGTTTGATAATCCCAGATCATGGATAGAATCCATTCATCCTGAAGATAGGAAGAACGTAATAGACACCATATTCAGGACTCCCAATGAAGTAAAATCTGGAAACGAGGGAATTAATTACAGAATTATAAGACCTGATGGGAGTATCAGATGGATACATGGGAAGGCATTCCCTCTCAAAGATGATGAAAATAGCATTCAACGTATAGCAGGCATAGCAGTGGACATAACCAAAAGAGTGGCTTCAGAGGAGAAGTACCGTAATCTGTTTGAAAATATCAGCGTAGGTGTTTACAAGTGCACACTCGAACCCAACAGCAGATTGGTTGAATCAAACAATTCCCTCCTTAAATTGTTCCACTACAAAAAATCTGAAATAATGGCAATTAAAGCATCCTATCTTTATCTGGACGGTGAAGACAAGTTTAAATTCGATGAAAAGGTTCTTAAGTATGGTCATATAAAAAATGAGAAGATTCGGTTTAAAAAACAGAATGGAACCCCATTCACGGGCTTGGTATCTGCATACGTTGTTAAGGATGAATTTGAAAATCCCAAGTACATAGAATCTATTATTGAGGACATAACACCACTCACCGAAGTTGAAAATATCAAGATCAACAAACCAACTGTGTCCACCCCAATTTCTCTGCTAAACAAATTCATGGATGACCATTAA
- a CDS encoding ATP-dependent helicase gives MIEKQEKSYTDKEIYRVLHPWVKKWFSGKFETFSEAQRYAIMDIHTGENVLVSSPTGSGKTLTAFLSIISELTTLAEKKELDDNVYCIYISPLKALDNDIEKNLEEPLKEIEAIAGRELGIRKAVRTGDTTQYQRSKMLKTPPHILITTPETLSILLCAPKFREKLSNLKYLIVDEIHSLADNKRGVHLSLTLERLQHLTGGYTRIGLSATVHPLEKIAGFLVGYQGGKVRNCKIVDVNYIKKLDMKVLCPVEDIVESDPEEVNTAMYEMLHELIQEHKTTLIFTNTRSGTESVVFNLKKKFPEFYHGENIMAHHSSLSKELRLEAENKLKDGELKVVVSSTSLELGIDIGFIDLVLLVSSPKSVSRALQRIGRSGHRLHDKSKGRIIVVERDDLVECSLILKNAVEGKIDEIHIPNNCLDVLSQQIYGMSIEGKWDIEEGYNVIKSSYNYRNLSQNDFLSVLSYLAGDYTSLEDRYVYAKIWVDYKEKQFGKRGKLARMLYSTNIGTIPDRSAARVKCNGQVIGRIEEDFMEKLRKGDTFVLGGKIYRFNYARGMMVNVTPSSGPPTIPSWFSEQLPLAFDLAMSIQNFRAIMEQKFNSKKKKKEIVEFIHEYLYVDLNAANSIYSYFREQYIYASIPSARTLLIEFYKGYGGRKFVIFHSLFGRRVNDALSRAVAYLIAEKYKRDVMISVSDNGFYLSSDGKVGGIDVLEELTPDNIEEILIKAIDKTETLAARFRHCAGRSLMILRRYKGNEKSVSRQQVKGKILLKFVKDLDENFSILREARREVIEDYMDVKNAKKVLEMIQDGRMNLKRIDTQIPSPFAFNLVAQSYLDVLKYEERIEFIRRMHQAIIKEIGDEIPE, from the coding sequence ATGATTGAAAAACAGGAAAAATCCTACACAGACAAGGAAATTTACAGGGTACTGCATCCATGGGTAAAGAAATGGTTCAGTGGTAAATTTGAAACCTTCTCTGAGGCACAGAGATATGCCATAATGGATATTCACACGGGAGAAAATGTTCTGGTTTCATCGCCCACAGGCTCAGGAAAAACTTTAACAGCATTCCTATCTATCATAAGCGAACTAACAACTCTCGCCGAAAAAAAGGAACTGGATGATAATGTTTACTGTATCTATATCTCACCATTAAAGGCACTGGATAACGACATTGAAAAAAATCTTGAAGAACCCCTCAAAGAAATTGAAGCCATAGCAGGCCGGGAACTGGGAATTCGAAAAGCAGTAAGAACAGGCGACACCACCCAGTACCAACGTTCTAAAATGTTGAAGACACCGCCCCATATCCTCATAACCACACCTGAAACCCTTTCAATACTGCTCTGCGCACCAAAATTCAGGGAAAAACTCAGCAATCTCAAGTACCTAATTGTGGACGAGATACACTCCCTTGCAGACAACAAGAGGGGAGTACATCTGAGCTTAACACTCGAAAGATTACAACACCTAACTGGAGGCTATACAAGAATAGGGCTCAGTGCAACTGTCCATCCCCTAGAAAAGATAGCAGGTTTCCTGGTAGGATATCAAGGTGGAAAAGTTCGAAACTGCAAAATTGTAGATGTTAACTACATCAAGAAACTGGATATGAAAGTACTGTGTCCAGTTGAAGATATTGTGGAATCAGATCCCGAAGAAGTAAACACCGCAATGTACGAAATGCTCCATGAACTCATACAAGAACATAAAACCACACTCATATTCACCAACACCAGAAGCGGAACTGAAAGTGTTGTATTTAACCTTAAAAAGAAATTTCCTGAATTTTACCATGGTGAGAACATCATGGCACACCATTCCTCCCTTTCAAAGGAACTCAGACTCGAGGCAGAGAACAAACTTAAAGATGGAGAATTGAAGGTTGTTGTATCATCAACATCTCTTGAGTTGGGTATTGACATTGGGTTTATAGATCTGGTGTTGCTTGTGAGCTCACCCAAGTCAGTGTCAAGGGCACTTCAAAGAATAGGTAGGAGTGGTCACAGACTCCATGATAAATCCAAGGGAAGAATAATAGTGGTTGAAAGGGATGATCTGGTAGAATGTTCCCTTATACTTAAAAATGCAGTTGAAGGTAAGATAGATGAAATACACATACCAAACAACTGCCTCGACGTACTCTCCCAACAAATATACGGCATGTCCATCGAAGGTAAATGGGATATTGAAGAGGGCTACAACGTTATAAAAAGCAGTTACAACTACAGAAACCTTTCTCAAAACGATTTTTTAAGTGTTTTAAGTTACCTTGCAGGTGACTACACAAGCCTTGAAGACAGGTACGTTTATGCCAAGATATGGGTTGACTACAAGGAAAAACAGTTCGGAAAAAGGGGAAAACTCGCAAGAATGCTCTATTCAACCAACATTGGAACTATTCCCGACAGATCAGCTGCCAGGGTTAAGTGCAACGGTCAGGTCATAGGCAGGATAGAAGAGGACTTCATGGAAAAGCTTCGTAAGGGAGACACCTTCGTACTGGGAGGTAAAATTTACAGGTTCAACTACGCCCGAGGCATGATGGTGAATGTAACACCTTCCTCAGGACCTCCAACCATTCCATCATGGTTTTCAGAACAATTACCGCTGGCATTTGACTTAGCAATGTCTATACAGAACTTCAGAGCCATCATGGAACAGAAATTTAACAGCAAAAAGAAGAAGAAGGAAATAGTGGAGTTTATCCATGAATACCTCTACGTGGATCTAAATGCAGCCAATTCAATCTACAGCTACTTCAGGGAACAGTACATCTACGCATCCATACCCAGTGCAAGAACCCTTCTCATAGAATTTTACAAGGGATACGGAGGAAGAAAATTTGTAATATTCCACAGCTTGTTCGGAAGAAGGGTTAACGACGCACTTTCAAGGGCAGTTGCCTACCTCATAGCAGAGAAGTATAAGAGGGACGTGATGATTTCAGTGTCAGACAATGGATTTTATTTGAGTTCAGATGGAAAGGTGGGAGGCATAGATGTGCTTGAAGAGCTCACACCCGACAATATCGAAGAAATTCTTATAAAAGCCATTGATAAAACAGAAACTTTAGCAGCAAGATTCAGGCACTGTGCAGGAAGATCCCTCATGATACTTAGAAGGTACAAGGGAAATGAGAAGAGCGTGTCAAGACAGCAGGTGAAGGGTAAAATTTTACTCAAATTTGTTAAGGATCTGGATGAAAACTTTTCAATACTTCGAGAAGCAAGGCGTGAAGTGATAGAAGATTACATGGATGTTAAAAATGCGAAAAAAGTACTTGAAATGATACAAGATGGAAGAATGAATCTTAAAAGAATAGACACCCAAATTCCATCCCCATTTGCATTTAACCTTGTAGCACAAAGCTACCTCGATGTCCTTAAATACGAAGAAAGAATCGAATTTATCAGAAGAATGCACCAGGCCATAATAAAGGAAATTGGAGACGAGATCCCAGAATAA